TCAATGGCTATTGCAAATAGTGCCTCGGATAAAGTTAAGTTTTGCAATGAATATGAAGTAGAAATAAAAGAGGAGGAATGGTCTATACATCATCTGCCACAGGCAATTTTAGCAGATAGAGGTGAAATGTTATCGGATAATGCAGAGAGTTTAATCATGAATCTTGGTATTACAATAAAAAATACTCCGCCTTATAGGGCGGACTGGAAGTCACTAATAGAGAGGTATTTTAAATTAACAAATGAACGTACTAAAGCATTTTTACCAGGAGCCATTAATCCAGATTTTAGAGAACGGGGAGGCCGTGACTATAGGCTTGACGCAAAACTCGACCTGCAGCAGTTTACCAAAATTATTATAAAGTGTGCATTATATCATAATAATCATTATCGTATGGATAACTATAATAAAGATGAGATGATGGTATCAGATGAAGTGGAACCCATACCAAGGGAGATATGGAACTGGGGCTTGACAAACAAGATGGGGAAATTACGGCAAGTAGACGAGGAAGTAGTGAAACTTAATCTTATGCCGTCAGATAATGGGGTGGTTACGGCAAAAGGTATAAGGTTTAAGGGACTTTATTACAGTTCTAAAACCTGTATGAAAGAGCAGTGGTTTGTTAAGGCTCGCAGCCGTGGAAGTTGGCAGATACCAATATGTTACGACCCAAGAAGAGTAGATTATATCTATATAAAAAAATCTGCAACGGAATTTGAAAAATGCTTCTTACTAGAATATCAAACAGCATTTAAGGACAAGTATCTTGAAGAAGTGGAATATCTTAATGAATGGGAAAAGGTACAAAAGGTTAAGAGTAGCGACGTGAGTATGCAGGCAAAGTCTGACCTTATGACAGAAATTCAAAATGTTGTAAAGAATGCAAAGAAAGAGACCAATAGTAAACTTTTCTTATCTAATGAGAGTGATACACAGCGAAAGAAGAATATTCGGGGAAATAGGCAAATTGAAAAGGAAATAAACCGTGAAACGGAAGTATTTGAACTGGACAAGAGAGAGATACAAGGTGAAGCAGAAATAATACCTTTTGATAAAGTAGAAGATGAGTTACCAGACAATCCATTGGAGTTATTGAGGAAAAAGCAGAGGGAGCAGTTGAGGGGCAGGGGTTACTAAGAGCAGGAATGGGGGGAGTATGGTGAGTAATGTAGATGGGGGTGCAGGTCTTATGGGCAAAGTGTTAATACCACATGGTGTTGTAGCAGAGGAAGCAGTGTATAAAGAGCAAATAATTGAAGGATATAGAGACAATCCATTTATAGAGGCTCTACCTCCCATATTTTCTCCAGAAGAGGTAATTGATAAAATGATAGTTTATCCACCATATAACGAAGGGGAAAGAGAACTGGATGCTCATTATAGAATTCACCTTGTACAAAAACTGTTTCAGTGTTTTCAGCCCTTACCGCAGCATTTGGATTTAGAAAGCAGGATTTCACGGGTCATAAGACAAGGTTATCTTGCGAGAAATCCAATTAGCAGAGATTATGTAATAAGTCTAAATGATGGATATAAGGCTATACAGAATTGTGATATTAATACAAACCAGCAGTTTAGAAGCACAGCCTGCGGTTTTACTACTATTGGTGTATCAGGGATGGGAAAATCGGTATCAGTTAATAGAGTTTTGTCTATGTATCCGCAGGTGATAGTACATAGTGGGTATAAGGGGCAGGGATTTAGTTTTTATCAAATAGTATGGCTGAAACTGGATTGCCCTTTTGATGGCAGTGTTAAAGGACTTTGTATAGATTTTTTTAATAAGATAGACCAGTTAATGGGTACAAATTATTACAGTAAGGTTGGAAGTTATAACAGGTC
This genomic stretch from Xylanivirga thermophila harbors:
- a CDS encoding Mu transposase C-terminal domain-containing protein; this translates as MLVVNMLVKWGSAGIREIGCEVQGGGEGLRGLGYKAQGEDERINKLGYGIQGESIIERVLWLDGSKDLAYAIDINANRFPYARAISEYEDALERDMAVILDTDPYMKAVDENLLTKRTKEIRDKAWEAISPFVVLEPEIYDSRERSEYIRNVAEKHQMTEKTIVKYLKRYWIRGKTKNALIPDFYRCGGRGKEKENTGVKRGRPRKHGDIVGIGVNIDDEIKRIFRIAINKFYYSSTQYSLTLTYELMRKEYFNEGYRIENGIEVPILKPSSEVPTFGQFRYWFNKERNIKHEISARYSPKKYQQEYRPVLGSSSVDAIGPGSLYQIDATIADVYLVSRFNRTHIIGRPVVYVIQDCFSRIITGLYVGLEGPSWIGASMAIANSASDKVKFCNEYEVEIKEEEWSIHHLPQAILADRGEMLSDNAESLIMNLGITIKNTPPYRADWKSLIERYFKLTNERTKAFLPGAINPDFRERGGRDYRLDAKLDLQQFTKIIIKCALYHNNHYRMDNYNKDEMMVSDEVEPIPREIWNWGLTNKMGKLRQVDEEVVKLNLMPSDNGVVTAKGIRFKGLYYSSKTCMKEQWFVKARSRGSWQIPICYDPRRVDYIYIKKSATEFEKCFLLEYQTAFKDKYLEEVEYLNEWEKVQKVKSSDVSMQAKSDLMTEIQNVVKNAKKETNSKLFLSNESDTQRKKNIRGNRQIEKEINRETEVFELDKREIQGEAEIIPFDKVEDELPDNPLELLRKKQREQLRGRGY